One Bacteroidales bacterium DNA segment encodes these proteins:
- a CDS encoding GntR family transcriptional regulator, which translates to MSTPRYRLVYNLLRKQILDEVFAEGDLLPSENELCAQHGVTRPTIRHALDALVNDGLIIKHKGKGSIVRRRPNAVGILSISGITTALGKHNVQTKIIGKPHVAPWPVRFPYELNETELKAGCICMERVRRVNEKDIFYEQTYLPAAYFPRFSLRNMHNRSLFDILRKGYDVEIKGGEQLIRSIPADDRLSTYFNIQQGHPVLYLERKFVINIPDVHIYSLLYCNTEEFALYGTF; encoded by the coding sequence TAGGCTGGTATATAATTTATTACGAAAACAGATACTCGATGAGGTGTTTGCTGAAGGTGATTTGTTGCCTTCGGAGAATGAATTATGTGCACAGCATGGAGTAACCAGACCGACTATCCGGCATGCACTGGATGCATTGGTCAATGACGGATTGATCATCAAGCACAAAGGGAAGGGGAGCATTGTCCGCCGCCGGCCTAATGCAGTGGGAATATTATCTATTTCGGGGATCACTACCGCATTGGGTAAACATAATGTACAGACAAAGATCATTGGTAAGCCACACGTTGCCCCATGGCCCGTACGGTTTCCCTATGAATTGAATGAAACCGAGCTGAAAGCAGGATGTATCTGTATGGAACGTGTACGACGTGTCAATGAGAAAGATATATTCTATGAGCAGACCTATCTTCCTGCAGCATATTTTCCACGGTTTTCATTACGAAACATGCATAACCGCTCATTATTCGATATATTGCGGAAGGGATATGATGTCGAGATAAAAGGAGGGGAACAATTGATCCGTTCCATCCCTGCAGATGATCGGCTAAGTACATATTTCAACATTCAACAGGGACATCCGGTATTGTATCTGGAACGTAAGTTTGTGATCAATATTCCCGATGTACATATCTATTCTTTGCTGTATTGTAATACAGAAGAGTTTGCTCTTTACGGGACTTTCTAA
- a CDS encoding transcriptional regulator, translated as MKNIISGLNKLFDSRIKLGIMAALSVNDGVDFNTLKEILEITDGNLASHLKALEKHGLISVQKQFVGRKPNTTYSITALGKATFQEHLNALEKLIRPL; from the coding sequence ATGAAAAATATTATTTCCGGTTTAAATAAGCTGTTTGACAGCCGGATCAAGTTGGGGATCATGGCTGCCTTATCCGTGAACGATGGAGTTGATTTCAACACACTGAAAGAAATACTTGAGATCACGGATGGAAACCTGGCCAGTCATCTAAAGGCGCTGGAAAAGCATGGATTGATTTCCGTGCAGAAACAGTTTGTCGGGCGAAAGCCCAACACCACTTATTCTATCACAGCTTTAGGTAAGGCTACGTTTCAGGAGCACCTGAACGCATTGGAAAAATTAATTCGTCCATTATAA
- the creD gene encoding cell envelope integrity protein CreD yields the protein MKNNQSIWTKMANSATVKAIIIGVLILLMFIPINMIRSLIYEREHSSKSVGHEISSKWGNQQTLTGPVIVVPFKYNRMDNHVLKEVNDLAYFLPEDLDIETRLDPEILYRSIYKMVVYQSDIKVNGSFTQPDFNDLGITPTSIDWENAFISIGISDMRGIRSSIIFDWNGTGREVNPGSSNHLIKSGVNVKIPLSSSAPKDTKYTFKFDIVLNGSQGIFFTPVGKTTHLSMTSKWNSPKFDGAFIPEKRTIAPQGFTAEWNVYNYNRNFPQMWAGNEYDLDASEFGAYLLIPVDHYQKSERSVKYAIMFIALTFLVFFLVELISRKRIHPLQYLLVSIGLILFYSLLLALSEHMNFNLAYLLSALSIILLITGYSWSIFRTKKQTALMGIFLTALYIFLYTILQLEDLALLIGSVGLFIALAVVMYISRKIDWYRNQSEDEPIS from the coding sequence ATGAAAAACAATCAGTCAATCTGGACAAAGATGGCCAACAGCGCCACAGTTAAAGCAATCATCATCGGGGTCTTGATCCTCCTGATGTTCATCCCGATCAATATGATCAGAAGTTTAATCTACGAACGGGAACATTCGAGTAAATCGGTAGGCCATGAAATCAGTTCAAAGTGGGGTAACCAGCAGACATTGACCGGGCCGGTGATCGTTGTTCCGTTCAAGTACAACAGGATGGACAATCATGTATTGAAGGAAGTAAATGACCTGGCTTATTTCCTGCCTGAAGACCTGGATATTGAGACAAGGCTGGATCCTGAGATACTTTACCGGAGTATTTATAAGATGGTGGTATATCAGTCGGATATAAAAGTCAACGGGAGTTTCACACAACCGGATTTTAATGATCTGGGGATCACACCCACTTCCATTGACTGGGAAAATGCTTTCATCAGTATTGGTATTTCCGATATGCGGGGCATCCGCAGCAGCATTATTTTTGATTGGAACGGGACCGGCAGGGAAGTAAACCCCGGAAGCAGTAATCATCTGATTAAATCAGGCGTGAATGTGAAGATTCCGCTTTCTTCGTCAGCACCTAAGGATACTAAATATACATTCAAGTTTGATATTGTCCTTAATGGTAGCCAGGGTATATTTTTCACGCCGGTAGGAAAAACAACCCACCTGTCAATGACATCGAAGTGGAACTCTCCCAAATTTGACGGGGCGTTCATCCCTGAAAAACGGACTATCGCTCCCCAGGGATTCACCGCTGAATGGAATGTATACAACTATAACCGTAATTTTCCACAGATGTGGGCAGGTAATGAGTATGACCTGGACGCCTCTGAATTTGGCGCGTATCTGCTTATTCCGGTAGATCATTACCAGAAATCGGAACGCTCTGTGAAATATGCCATCATGTTTATCGCGCTGACCTTCCTGGTGTTTTTTCTTGTCGAACTGATCAGCCGTAAACGGATTCATCCGTTACAGTACCTGCTGGTAAGCATTGGATTGATCTTATTCTATAGTTTGCTACTGGCACTTTCAGAGCACATGAACTTTAATCTGGCCTATCTTCTGTCGGCTTTATCCATCATTCTTCTGATTACCGGTTACTCATGGTCTATTTTCAGGACGAAGAAACAAACTGCATTGATGGGTATCTTCCTTACAGCTTTGTATATATTCCTATACACTATATTACAACTGGAAGATCTGGCATTGCTGATCGGCAGTGTGGGATTATTTATCGCCCTGGCAGTGGTAATGTATATCTCGCGTAAGATAGACTGGTACCGGAATCAATCGGAAGATGAACCCATATCCTGA
- a CDS encoding tetratricopeptide repeat protein, with translation MNGKPIFILSVIAIFLFSCQWDSTVDALLQKADDSMDNDPSVANRILQEIEYPQKLNKKQLADYHFLNARYLSNIYGDLARADSLNDMALNEYLLAGDTALIIRSLNLGGGILLDRGKPKEAISYFEKAILYIKEDQLSALSFFYVRLGQSYLQMKEYEQSIEAYRRSSAINADTDTARILNNWLSLALVCRSAGMYETAISYYDSVLYMAPQHSGFQWMVSGVHYRKSRTYSEMKDYRQALQQAELSLKYKYRRNEVPLYNLAKARIYMRLGEGDSAQYYLRIAAQNTDEYVSNLAYQSQLEYEKENHHFEKAYQTWLKQDESLSGIISNINYEMAKQQFKEEKLKNENNLLKLAKREREIYLLLLGIALLVSFLLFYIFYARNKRKRLLESHLQQEQLLESRAALAENENLLLRKENELSSLRAKASGLRESLFRKMSISQKIPSLDESNEKEENESHRKINLSDYDWVELIHTVNQVYGGFVDRLKAAYPQLTEADVAFCCLVKIRVNMADLSDIYCVSKAGITKKKTRMKQLRFGIADEKTTLDDFLYQFQ, from the coding sequence ATGAACGGTAAACCCATCTTCATCCTGTCCGTTATAGCCATTTTCCTTTTTTCATGCCAATGGGATTCAACGGTTGATGCTTTGTTACAGAAGGCAGATGATTCTATGGATAATGATCCATCTGTGGCCAACAGGATCCTTCAGGAAATAGAATATCCACAAAAACTGAATAAAAAACAACTGGCCGATTATCATTTTTTGAATGCCAGATATCTGTCTAATATATACGGAGACCTTGCCCGGGCCGACTCATTGAATGATATGGCATTGAATGAATATCTTTTAGCCGGAGATACGGCATTAATTATCAGATCATTGAATCTTGGGGGTGGAATATTGCTGGACAGAGGTAAACCCAAAGAAGCCATTTCTTATTTTGAGAAGGCTATATTGTATATAAAAGAAGACCAGCTTTCAGCATTGAGTTTTTTTTATGTTCGGCTCGGACAGAGTTACCTGCAGATGAAAGAGTATGAACAGTCAATAGAAGCATACCGGAGATCATCAGCCATTAATGCAGATACAGACACTGCGAGGATTTTGAATAATTGGTTGAGCCTGGCATTGGTATGTCGCTCGGCTGGTATGTATGAAACGGCTATAAGTTATTATGATAGTGTGTTGTACATGGCTCCTCAACACTCCGGATTTCAATGGATGGTATCTGGTGTTCATTACCGGAAGAGCCGGACTTATTCGGAAATGAAGGATTACCGCCAGGCACTGCAACAGGCAGAGCTTAGCCTGAAATATAAATACAGGCGCAATGAGGTTCCCTTATATAACCTGGCTAAAGCCCGTATCTATATGAGACTGGGCGAAGGAGATTCAGCGCAGTATTACCTGAGAATTGCCGCACAGAATACGGATGAGTATGTGTCGAACCTGGCCTATCAATCCCAGCTCGAATACGAAAAAGAGAACCATCATTTTGAAAAAGCGTACCAGACCTGGTTAAAACAAGATGAATCATTATCCGGGATCATAAGTAACATAAACTATGAAATGGCCAAACAGCAATTCAAAGAAGAAAAATTAAAGAATGAAAATAACCTGTTGAAACTGGCCAAACGGGAGCGTGAAATATATCTGTTATTGTTGGGAATAGCCCTGTTGGTGAGCTTTTTACTGTTCTATATTTTTTACGCACGGAATAAGAGAAAAAGATTGCTGGAAAGTCACCTGCAACAGGAACAATTATTGGAAAGCCGGGCTGCACTGGCGGAAAATGAAAACCTGTTGTTGCGTAAAGAAAACGAATTGAGTTCATTACGTGCGAAGGCCAGTGGATTAAGGGAATCCCTTTTCAGGAAAATGAGTATTTCTCAGAAAATACCCTCATTGGACGAATCGAATGAAAAGGAAGAAAATGAAAGCCACCGGAAAATCAATTTATCCGATTATGACTGGGTAGAGTTGATACATACGGTCAATCAGGTATATGGCGGTTTCGTAGACCGGCTAAAGGCGGCCTATCCGCAATTGACTGAAGCCGATGTCGCTTTTTGTTGCCTGGTAAAGATCAGGGTGAATATGGCCGATCTTTCTGATATATACTGTGTCAGCAAGGCCGGTATTACCAAAAAGAAGACCCGGATGAAACAGTTAAGATTCGGGATCGCAGACGAGAAAACTACATTGGATGATTTCTTATATCAATTTCAATAA
- a CDS encoding 6-bladed beta-propeller, which yields MKKVLIGLISLVCCVGYAQDLKKSKKVADKVKVGKQEVVVGNRTLLKDTVTLPLSFFTEELKMIKLENKDEALASTGSVIIGEQHILVKGSGDNPYKLFTKDGKYITNIGARGRGAGEYGNVYDEFLDEKHNRIYILPWSTNSILVYDLKGKVLDPVRLPMNVPKGKIFVDPSGTTVSVLAVPFTGSPYIVWTQKISGELVSGIAPGHLAINPRDASGSFTGFNNEAASSKNTSNIDIFLSTFGARLDTLYHYDIKGNKLIPKFAMKYGSSKVPIFWYAEWPHHYVGNLAEPKQISESMTTTTKNVFFIIEKSSLKGSFFKLYNDFLGDMEIGWPSFAFSNGYYIKNYDPGDLIEDLEKLLSSNKKMSSDMRKKLTDLKNSVKETDNNYIFYAKLK from the coding sequence ATGAAAAAAGTGTTGATCGGGTTGATTTCTTTGGTTTGCTGTGTGGGGTATGCGCAGGATTTAAAGAAGAGTAAAAAAGTTGCCGATAAGGTAAAAGTAGGAAAACAAGAGGTAGTGGTCGGCAACAGAACTTTGTTGAAAGATACGGTAACGCTTCCATTAAGTTTTTTTACGGAAGAATTGAAAATGATCAAACTGGAAAATAAGGATGAAGCATTGGCTTCTACCGGTTCTGTCATTATCGGCGAACAACATATTCTGGTGAAAGGATCAGGAGATAATCCGTATAAGTTGTTTACCAAAGACGGTAAATATATTACCAATATCGGTGCACGTGGAAGAGGAGCTGGTGAGTATGGTAATGTGTACGATGAGTTCCTGGATGAAAAACATAACCGGATCTACATCCTTCCATGGAGTACTAATAGTATTCTGGTATATGACCTGAAGGGCAAGGTACTGGATCCTGTCCGGCTGCCCATGAACGTACCGAAAGGAAAGATCTTTGTTGATCCGTCGGGGACTACTGTTTCCGTACTGGCTGTTCCCTTTACAGGTAGCCCTTATATTGTATGGACGCAAAAAATATCAGGAGAACTGGTCAGCGGGATCGCACCCGGACATCTTGCCATTAACCCCCGTGATGCTTCCGGATCTTTTACCGGTTTTAACAATGAAGCAGCATCAAGTAAAAATACATCTAATATAGACATATTCCTTTCTACTTTCGGAGCACGTCTGGATACTTTGTATCACTATGACATAAAGGGCAATAAATTAATTCCGAAGTTTGCCATGAAATACGGAAGTAGTAAAGTTCCTATCTTTTGGTATGCTGAATGGCCCCATCATTATGTGGGCAATTTGGCAGAACCAAAACAAATCAGCGAGTCGATGACCACTACCACGAAAAATGTTTTTTTCATCATTGAAAAATCAAGTTTGAAAGGCTCTTTTTTCAAACTATACAATGATTTTCTCGGGGATATGGAGATCGGATGGCCCAGTTTTGCTTTTTCCAACGGTTATTATATAAAGAACTATGATCCGGGGGATTTAATAGAAGACCTGGAAAAACTATTATCATCCAATAAAAAAATGTCATCCGATATGCGTAAAAAACTGACTGATCTTAAGAATTCAGTCAAAGAAACAGACAATAACTATATTTTTTACGCAAAACTGAAGTAG
- a CDS encoding 6-bladed beta-propeller, translating to MVKIIFLGIFICTYLIADAKEDGTISEKVVNGSKVMVCSMDKVKKNEITIPLSQLVEDCSLIHLENLENAFFKPWFTTVTDKYIGVRQQGGNPYKLFSRSGNFLCDIGSIGHGPGEFTISLYDDLIDEKNELIYLAPMTGDKILVFSTSGKFIKNIIAPIRLKKPKLYLSDGILTVIHMAFRGDEAIVFQFDSNGDVIKKLSPPAHLLVNDYNGEIFNTRNTREFEFLHTSSDTLYHYDIKRNRILPVFTIQSNASEKPFRQYMELNNQYISNVFGKGLIYNDKTNRTSSYIKIVNDYYGNLSTPGSVVNFRNGWYVYNLQPEQLMENIEKRLVESSCTGKDKQKLEKLLSSLEEGANNVLFLGKLK from the coding sequence ATGGTAAAGATAATCTTTTTAGGAATATTCATTTGCACATATCTGATTGCTGATGCAAAAGAAGATGGGACCATATCTGAAAAAGTGGTGAATGGCTCCAAAGTAATGGTTTGTTCCATGGATAAGGTAAAGAAAAACGAAATCACCATCCCACTTAGCCAGCTTGTGGAGGATTGTTCTTTGATCCATTTGGAAAATCTGGAAAATGCGTTTTTTAAACCCTGGTTTACTACTGTCACGGATAAATATATCGGGGTCAGGCAACAAGGTGGTAATCCATACAAATTATTTTCCCGTTCCGGAAATTTTTTATGTGATATCGGTAGTATCGGACATGGACCAGGAGAATTTACCATATCCTTGTATGATGATCTTATTGATGAAAAAAACGAATTGATCTACCTTGCTCCTATGACTGGAGATAAGATACTGGTATTTAGCACTTCCGGAAAATTCATAAAAAATATAATTGCTCCCATTCGCTTGAAAAAACCTAAATTATATTTATCTGATGGTATCTTAACCGTGATACATATGGCTTTTAGGGGAGACGAAGCCATTGTTTTTCAGTTCGACTCAAATGGAGATGTGATCAAAAAGTTATCGCCACCTGCACATCTGTTGGTGAATGATTATAACGGGGAAATATTCAATACCCGGAATACCAGGGAATTTGAATTTCTTCATACAAGTAGTGATACATTGTATCATTATGATATAAAAAGGAACCGGATATTACCCGTTTTTACCATACAATCAAACGCTTCCGAAAAACCATTCAGACAATATATGGAACTGAATAATCAATACATCTCCAATGTTTTTGGAAAAGGTCTGATTTATAACGACAAAACGAACAGGACTTCTTCATACATCAAAATTGTAAATGACTATTATGGAAATTTATCCACGCCTGGTTCTGTTGTAAATTTCAGGAATGGGTGGTATGTATATAACCTGCAGCCGGAACAATTAATGGAAAATATCGAAAAACGTCTTGTCGAAAGTAGTTGTACGGGAAAAGACAAACAAAAACTTGAAAAATTACTTTCTTCATTAGAAGAAGGGGCGAATAATGTTTTGTTTTTAGGAAAATTAAAGTAG